A window of Cryptosporidium parvum Iowa II chromosome 1, whole genome shotgun sequence contains these coding sequences:
- a CDS encoding WD40 repeat protein, predicted histone deacetylase subunit, producing MNSLVQNSPFSSMMNFTFFDQAKKILQSEESNKLEKYKIWKENTSLLYENIMTHILEWPSLSVQWMCESSISDVESFYSDEGINETSKYSLLTGTHTSGMDQDYIIILDVLLPNCPIPENCRKFDSHSDYAGFTIPHMEADSNNFSQRILIPHDGEVNRVVSSPMNRNIIASKTVVGNVNIYDLNSLVDEKMVKGTVKTENNPSLILCGHELEGWALSWNKIKESYLASGSDDNVICLWDIQSKPNNYERKLKPILKFMGHEKSVQDISWNPSNENIMISVGDDGLIMIWDIRESASPCCTIKTLKEHCSDNTKINFNFKKSVGYSCIGHCSTNINSLNTIEFNPFQTNIIAVGGSDPVIAIFDIRNMSKRLHSLNGHSGQINRLSFLLENESLLASASSDSTVSIWDLSKIGMEQRPDEVEDGVPELIFTHSGHTSPVIDLSCMTNYLQTTTFASISENNYLHIWSPGEAMFLSDDEDEELERIKDIQVE from the exons ATGAATTCATTAGTACAAAACTCTCCTTTTTCATCAATGATGAACTTTACTTTTTTTGACCAAGCAAAAAAGATATTACAATCAGAAGAatctaataaattagaaaagtATAAAATTTGGAAGGAAAACACATCATTACTCtatgaaaatataatgaCTCATATTTTGGAGTGGCCATCACTATCAGTACAGTGGATGTGTGAAAGTAGTATTTCTGATGTTGAAAGCTTTTACTCTGATGAAGGTATAAACGAAACATCAAAGTATTCTTTGTTAACAGGCACCCATACATCAGGAATGGACCAagattatattattatattggaTGTTTTATTACCAAATTGCCCCATTCCAGAAAATTGTAGGAAATTCGATTCTCATAGCGATTATGCTGGCTTTACAATACCACATATGGAAGCTGactcaaataattttagtCAAAGAATCCTAATTCCACACGATGGAGAAGTAAATCGAGTTGTTAGTTCTCCCATGAATAGGAACATTATTGCATCCAAAACTGTGGTGGGCAATGTTAATATTTACGATTTAAATAGCTTAGTGGACGAAAAAATGGTTAAAGGAACTGTTAAAACTGAAAATAATCcatcattaattttatgCGGTCATGAGTTAGAAGGTTGGGCTTTAAGTTggaataaaattaaagagtCCTATTTGGCAAGCGGTTCGGATGATAATGTTATTTGCTTATGGGATATTCAAAGTAAACCAAATAATTATGAAAGGAAATTAAAACCGATTCTTAAATTCATGGGGCATGAAAAAAGCGTTCAAGATATCTCATGGAATCCTTCAAATGAGAATATTATGATTTCAGTTGGAGATGATGGgttaataatgatttggGATATTCGTGAATCAGCCTCACCATGCTGCACTATAAAAACGTTAAAAGAACATTGTTCTGacaatacaaaaattaactttaattttaaaaagtcGGTTGGATATTCTTGTATTGGCCATTGTAgtacaaatattaatagcCTTAACACAATTGAATTCAATCCATTTCAAACAAACATTATTGCTGTTGGAGGGAGCGACCCCGTGATAGCGATATTTGATATTAGAAACATGAGCAAACGACTTCACTCACTTAACGGGCATTCTGGACAAATAAATCGTTTAAGTTTCCTCTTAGAAAATGAGTCATTATTGGCATCTGCGTCTTCAGACTCTACAGTTTCG ATTTGGgatttatcaaaaattgGAATGGAACAAAGACCTGATGAAGTTGAAGATGGTGTACCGGAGCTAATTTTTACTCATAGTGGGCATACTTCTCCAGTAATAGATTTGTCTTGCATGACTAACTATTTACAGACGACTACATTTGCAAGTATAAGCgaaaacaattatttgCATATTTGGAGCCCAGGAGAAGCTATGTTTCTTTcagatgatgaagatgaagaacTTGAAAGGATAAAAGATATCCAAGTTGAATAA
- a CDS encoding protein geranyl-geranyltransferase beta subunit has product MNSFDLFLTDFGVYPWYELGMNEYRGGRTFEDWIKSKENSQNCFKNFIESTFHNNFSDYDESANIQDKLLKRNEHLKFVRRMRKTEYPESSIEGESTRILMIYWSIHSEELLTNDSSRLLLDSEDATNNEAFNSKAEEIQLFEDSFDIIATILKFQDESGGFGGNFSHMPNLVSTYLAVSSIIITGDTEALLKIDRFKMYQFFKKLRDFETGGFKIQLDGEVDVRAFYCVSAVASMLQIVTEELFYGIEDYILNCSGFDGGYSGDFGGESHGGYTYCVVSGLCILGKSSIIDIDSLLYWIVQRQSGIEGGFQGRTNKLVDSCYSFWFTGLLFCIEEILRIRTSTTESYIQSCLCDFQALASYILICCQLSEGGLIDKPKKPRDLYHTCYALSGLSLAQRMNSIYRISNKQSPPPFFECQVFDDKYVDKCTSYTPFYSISISEENSINTTDPFLNIRTDKIRKSRLILNRHPLVLTINGCIGTEGIGYKEYIENANAI; this is encoded by the coding sequence ATGAATAGCTTTGATCTCTTTCTGACAGACTTCGGCGTTTATCCTTGGTACGAGTTGGGGATGAATGAATACAGGGGAGGACGGACTTTTGAAGATTGGATAAAATCCAAAGAAAATAGTCAGAATTGTTTCAAAAACTTTATTGAAAGTACATTTCACAATAACTTTTCGGATTATGATGAGTCTGCAAATATTCAGGACAAGTTATTGAAGAGAAATGAACACCTCAAGTTTGTAAGAAGGATGAGAAAAACTGAATATCCAGAAAGCAGTATTGAAGGCGAATCAAcaagaatattaatgatcTATTGGAGCATACACTCAGAAGAATTACTAACAAATGATAGTAGTAGATTATTGCTAGATTCGGAAGATGCTACTAATAATGAAGCATTTAATTCCAAAGCTGAAGAGATTCAACTTTTTGAAGATTCTTTTGACATTATAGCgacaatattaaaattccAAGACGAGTCTGGTGGATTTGGTGGAAATTTTAGTCATATGCCCAACTTAGTTTCTACCTATTTAGCGGTTTCATCAATCATCATAACAGGAGATACCGAAGCTTTACTAAAGATAGATAGATTTAAAATGTATCAGTTCTTCAAGAAATTGAGAGATTTTGAAACGGGTGGTTTCAAAATTCAGTTGGATGGAGAAGTTGATGTCAGAGCATTTTATTGCGTATCGGCCGTGGCAAGCATGCTGCAAATTGTTACTGAAGAATTGTTTTACGGTATTGAggattatattttaaattgtaGCGGGTTTGATGGAGGTTACTCAGGGGATTTTGGTGGCGAGTCGCATGGAGGTTATACATATTGTGTTGTTTCTGGGCTTTGCATTTTAGGAAAGTCATCAATAATAGATATAGACTCATTGCTATATTGGATAGTTCAGAGGCAATCTGGAATTGAAGGAGGTTTTCAGGGGAGAACAAATAAACTTGTTGATTCCTGTTATAGTTTTTGGTTTACAGGGTTATTATTTTGcattgaagaaattttgagaataaGGACATCTACAACAGAATCTTACATCCAAAGTTGTCTCTGTGATTTCCAAGCATTGGCAtcatatatattaatttgttgTCAACTTTCAGAAGGGGGATTAATTGACAAGCCAAAGAAACCAAGGGACTTGTACCATACTTGCTATGCATTAAGCGGGTTGTCACTTGCACAAAGGATGAACTCAATCTATAGAATATCTAATAAACAAAGTCCGCCTCCTTTTTTTGAATGTCAAGTTTTTGATGATAAATATGTAGACAAATGCACCTCATACACCCCTTTTTACTCAATATCAATCAGCGAGGAGAACTCAATTAATACAACTGACCCATTTCTAAATATTAGGACTGATAAAATACGAAAGTCTAGACTAATTCTAAATAGACATCCTTTAGTGCTCACAATAAATGGATGTATAGGAACAGAAGGAATTGGTTATAAAGAATACATAGAAAATGCAAATGCCATATGA
- a CDS encoding possible RAN guanine nucleotide release factor — MEYTNRKLYGGAITLNIPKEFDDISNVRDVPDHQEVFVDGFSESSIIVEILDPIDFAGCRNVAEYYFMDISEFNSSLDTRIIYSEPLSTYSNDLEISKCFGNQKLDKRYPDGIRREELELYLLVLRVVSKKADIVISFNNPTGCAAVKKSLHTNTDDRRHTEKEIREIMDEILRSFIIKDYNLFL, encoded by the coding sequence ATGGAGTACACGAATAGAAAGCTTTACGGAGGAGCAATAACATTAAATATCCCAAAGGAATTTGATGATATCAGTAATGTGAGAGATGTTCCTGATCATCAAGAGGTTTTTGTTGATGGGTTTTCAGAAAGTAGTATAATTGTTGAAATTTTGGATCCTATTGATTTTGCTGGATGCAGGAACGTCGcagaatattattttatggATATTTCTGAATTCAACAGTTCATTAGATACGagaataatatattctGAACCACTGTCTACGTATTCCAATGATTTAGAAATTTCCAAATGTTTTGGTAATCAGAAATTAGATAAGAGATATCCAGATGGAATTCGAAGAGaagaattagaattatATTTGCTAGTATTGAGAGTTGTCTCAAAGAAGGCTGACATTGTTATATCTTTCAACAATCCAACGGGATGTGCAGCTGTCAAAAAATCTTTGCATACAAACACCGACGATAGAAGACATACAGAAAAGGAAATAAGAGAAATTATGGACGAGATATTAAGGAGCTtcataataaaagattatAATCTATTCTTAtag
- a CDS encoding RPB7 subunit of the RNA polymerase III, OB fold, translating into YNNINCFYTMFGVITIDDQINVFPNELNHFSEIHLKDIQNINPRINDPLVILRNRINDKYLNKVVKNAGLMIYFVGFDDVDHADIDNDEGGLLFCVTFKMISFRPYVGEVIEGVVIDSDSTGLTVSLGFFSDIKIPCNDLREPKSIDSNTKIWSWDYENHKLCYLIDSTIRFKVSSVVFNDQSHDNSVSSMVVVGNVQNDGLGMISWWS; encoded by the coding sequence tataataatataaattgcTTTTACACTATGTTTGGAGTTATTACAATTGATGATCAAATTAATGTCTTCCCTAACGAGTTAAATCACTTCTCTGAAATTCATTTAAAGGATATACAAAATATAAACCCGAGAATTAACGACCCTTTGGTTATTTTGAGGAATCGAATAAATGATAAGTACTTAAATAAAGTTGTGAAAAATGCAGgattaatgatttatttcGTAGGGTTTGATGATGTTGATCATGCAGATattgataatgatgaagGAGGATTGTTATTTTGTGTTACATTTAAAATGATATCATTTAGACCATATGTTGGTGAAGTAATTGAAGGGGTAGTCATTGATTCAGATTCAACAGGATTAACTGTTAGCCTTGGATTTTTTAGTGACATTAAAATTCCTTGTAATGATTTAAGGGAACCCAAATCAATAGACTCCAACACAAAAATATGGTCTTGGGACTATGAAAATCACAAATTGTGTTATTTAATCGATTCTACAATAAGATTTAAAGTCTCAAGTGTCGTATTTAATGACCAGTCTCATGACAACAGTGTGTCATCAATGGTCGTTGTTGGAAATGTTCAAAATGATGGGCTTGGCATGATCTCATGGTGGAGTTAA